The Prionailurus bengalensis isolate Pbe53 chromosome B1, Fcat_Pben_1.1_paternal_pri, whole genome shotgun sequence genomic interval GGGCTGAACACAAAGAGGTTAAAGGTCGACGGCTTCCTGCTGACAGGAGCGTACCCCTCACCACCTGCAGAGAACTGGACCTCATACGTCCACAGGCACCTGGGAAGGTCAGTCAGGACCGGGGCTGGCGTCCAGGTGGGGCGAGTGTAGACACCGCAGAGTTACAGCCCTATTGCCTACAGCCCCTTTTCTGACTCCTCCCGGGTCCCTGTACTCTTCCCGCAACGATGACGGGCCAGCTCGATGAAGAGAAGGGACAGGAGCCCGACTGCCACCTGTAAATGTCCCCTGTGGGTACCCTGCTCCCCCATCAACAGGTGTGGCGTCTTGGGCCATTTGTGTGGTTGTGCGAACAGCGGTGGCCAgggtgtgaggggcagagggctTGGAGGACCACAGCTGAGTGACCACGTGGGCACTGCAGCCTCCGGGGACCAgagtggagggcagggggaggatgAACAGAAGAGGGATTAGGGGTACCGGGAATGAACCCACTCACGCACTTGGAGACCACATGCTCATCTGACCAGACCAAGAGCACCTGCCCACTGGTCAGGGGCAGAGCCCGGAGCTGGGTCACCTGCAGGGAGAGAGGTGTCGtgactggggggtggggttggggggctggagggacccgggcagtgggggagggggccgccaCTTGCCTGGCCTGGCGGCTTCTCTGGGCGTGCGCACACGTGCACCAGCAGGAGTGAGGGCAGTCGGAGCTCCGGGCGAAGCGTCAGGCGGCCGCTGGCAGGGAAGGGGCGCGGCGCTGTGGCCACTGGGTCCTAGGGGCAGGGACTGGTACTCGGGGCCTTGGGACCTTGGGAGCCTCCCTGCCCCGTTCCCACCCTGCCCTCGGACCTCGGCTGCGCGCATGTGCCGGAACTCCTCTGCCGAGGGGAAGACCGGCCGGCCGAGGCGCTGCCACTCGCCGTGAGGGCTGCAGAACCGGTTGTCCAGGTAGAGTGTGACGTAGACGAGGCCTGCGGAGCCAGACGCTGGGGCCACGCCTCGCCGGGCCCGCCCCCTCCAGAGCCACCCCTTCCCCGGGACCCCAGCTCACCCGGCCCCGAGGGCACCCCGTGCAGGCGCAGGGTCAAGGCGACGCTGCGGTTGGGGTGGGTGCGCGTGTCGTCGCTCGCGTAGACCAGCACCGTGGCGCGCCAGGCGTCAGCGGGGCTGGCCGGGCGGTGCGCGCTGGCCAGGACGCCCACCGTGTGGTTGCTGTCCAGCAGCGTCCCGCCCTGCCACACCTCGGCCCAGAGCTGCTCGCCGTCtagggggcggggagcggggctGTCGCTAGGCAGCAGTCacagcccctctgccctcccgGGGCCTCGCTTCCTGCCACTCAGCCTCCCGCCCCTCCCACTGCCACTAGGGGTCCCCCACCGGGAGGCGCCCCGCCGGCCACAGCCGCCGCTGCGGCCCAGCACGCTGGGGCGGGGAGCTGGACCGCTTGGGGCAAgagccgcccccacccccggtaGGGCACGGTCACCACCAGGGCCTGGAACGACCCCCTGCCTAACCGAGCTCCGGCCCGGGAGCACCGGCAGCCCCGTGGGCGCGGGGAAGGCGGGGCGGGGGCTTACCCAGCAGGGCCAGCAGCGCCATGGCGGTGAGCACCGGCTTGCGCAGCAGCTGCACGTGCGGCGGGCGGGTGTTGTTGACCTGGAAGCGCGCCGTGAGCGTGCGCTGCGTGAAGGGGTGCGGGTGGTAACTCAGGAAGGCGTTGTCGTTGCTCAGCAGCGCGTAGCGCACGGGGGAGCTGCTGTTGGCCACCAGCAGGTTCTGGTGCTGCGCAATGACCTGCGGGGGTCCAGGGGGTCGGGATGTCCCAGGCCGCCGCCCCCCCGGAACCCGCCCTCCCGGTAAGGCCCGCCGCCCTGGGGGGAGGTCCTTGGACGGGCCTACCTTCACCACCAGGGCCGCGTAGGTCACGTCAGCCCTCCAGGGCTGCGGCAGGGACCAGCCCACTAGCGGGTCAGCTTCGTCGTTGTAAATGGGGGTGTCGGCGAACTTGGGGAAGAGCCGCTGGATCTGTTGCACGGCCGCCTGCTCCTGCTCCAGGATGTAGATGGAACTGCCCGCGCCCTAGGGAGGCGGGCCTCAGGACCTCTGGGGCCAGCTCAGGTGACTGCCGCTTAAGCGCGGGTAGGGCTGCGGCTGGCGGGGGTGCCCGGCCGGGGGCCCAGCGCTTGTACCTTCTTGTGGAGGGAGATGTAGTCCAGCCGCACGCCCAACTCCCCCGTGAAGAAGTTGGTGCCGTTGTGACAGTGGCCCAGGAGGCCCCAGCACAGCGGGGAGCGCGGCCAGGGGTGAAAAGAGTCCCCAGGGCCGCCCAGGCGCAGAGCGGGGCTGACGGCTCGCAGGCCTTCGGAGCAGGCGTCGTAGTAGTTCAGGaagcctgggtgggggagggacctCGGAATCCACATGCCAGCGCCTGAGGTGATGCTCCCGCCCCTTCTCGGCCCACGGGACCCCAGGAGGTGCCCCCCACCTTGCAAGGTCATGGACACGTTGTCAAAGTCGTGGTGGTCTGGCTCGTTCCACGTCTCGAAGTTCCACTTGGAAACGTGGGAGAGTCCGTACCTGTCTGCAGAGTGTCCCCACTGGCACACGTGCCCCCCAGGGGCAAGGCCAAGCCTGTCCCGACTCCCAGGGAGACGGGCCCACGGTCAGAGGCTTGGAGGCGCTGAAGACATCTCATTCCACGCGGGCCCACTGCACCCTGCCTGGCCTGCTGTCCCCATCCGGGGGCCCTGGCCCAGGGTTCGTGGCAGAGGCCAACAAGGCGGCCGGGGTGACGCGGGAGGAGCCTCCCCGGGAGCACCCCCCCTTTCCCGCTAAGGTCTGTGCCCTGCCCACCAACGTATCTCCTGGCCAGGAGGGAGACCAGCTCCTTCCACTCAAACACCTGCCGCTTGTCCTCaaagtcggtgaagcgtctggaGGGGCTGCCCATCAGCTCAAAGCCTGCGACACAAGAAGGTGGCCGTCCTGCCGCCCGCCCGCCGCACGGCACCCGTGCTCCACCCCGCCTGGGCTCCACCGTGCCGGCACGGAGGCCAGCCTCCCCGGTGCCTCACCAGTGCGGACGCAGAGGAGccgggtggcggggagggggcaggactgGCAGACGGAGGGTGGGGCTGGCTGCTCACCTGGGAGGAGCTGGTTCTCTCGGAGAAGATCCAGGAACCCATCCAGATGGGTGAAGTTGTAGCTCAGGCCTTGCTCCACTGACCCCCTATACGAGGACActcgatgtcagcacagagagaagTGGGCCCCAGGCTGGAACCGAGGGCACGTGCACGCAGGCAGGGAGCCTGCAAGGCGCCACACAGGGCTCAGATCCAGACTCCTCAAGGGTCCCTGTCTTGGGAAAACGCCAACGACGGAAGCCTGCCAGTCATTGACAGCCTAGTATGAACTGGTGTGCCTGTGCCTGAACCCCATGCCCAAGCCTTTGGGCTCAGGCATGGCACGAGGCAGGCAGGTCTTTTGGAAAAGACACAACGGGACGGAGTAGGGGAGGACGAGGCACACTGAAGACAGCTGGCCGTGGACTGGGGAGCCGTGGGAGAAGAGCCCGGTAGGACCTGGTGGGTGCCATGCCTGTGTCTTGCATCACCTGGAGCTCAGGGCTCCAGAGTTGTCTCGACAgtactcctctcccctctcccacactccgAGAGGCAACATGGGCAGTCAGAAGAGGGGGAAGGGCGgcctcccccacgcccccacccccacccccccacccccaccccagaccggGGCCGAATTTCCTCCGGTTCACATTCTGACAGGGGACAGAAATCATCAGGCAACTATTTGAATCTTTAAGGACACATCAGATGTACCACGAGGGAGAAGTGACAGGGAGCCAAGGGTCAGGCAGGGAGGGCCTCTCTGAAGTAACGACCAAGCAATGAGGCAGGCCAGCAAGAATGCCTCGGGGAACAGATAGGCAGCACGTGCAAAGGTCTTGGGGTAGGAATAAAGTTGTGGTTGTCAAGCAGCAGGAAGCATCAAGTGTGCCTGGGGCAGAAGAGGGTGCGGGCTGTGACAGGTCACTGGAGGCCTTGTGCCCATGGTGAGGACGGGACTGACTCACAAGGAAATGGGGCCCCTTTCAGAGGTCCAAGTGGAGCACTGCCACGactttaagactttttttttaagagcagtttttaataaatgtttttctaatgtttattcagttttgagagagacagagtttgagcaggggaggggcagacacagaatccaaagcaggctccaggctctgaactgtcagcacagagcgcgacgcggggctcgaattcaggagccacgagatcatgacctgagcgaagtcggacgcttaacctactgagccacccaggagccccttaagaGATCTAGGCTCACGGCAAACGTGAGGGAGGCACGGGGATGCCccacgccccctgcccccccacagcctcccccGCGATCCACACCCCCACCAGCCGGTGCACCTGCTGGAGCTGATGCGTCGTCATCGCCCCGAGTCCACGGCAGGCTCACCCTTGGTGGTGCACGTCCCGCGGGTCTGGACGAGCGCATGATGGCAGGCGCCCACCACCCTGGCGCCACACGGAGCTGCTTCGCTGCCCTCAAAATGCCCCGGGCTCCAGCTGGTcaccctccccgcctccccctgaCAATCGATGACCCTTTTACTGTCCCTGTAGTTCTGCCTTGGTTTTGAAAGAGCCCCAGGCAGAGGTGTAGTGCCAGGACTGGGTCGTGGCCACAAAGGCAGCGGGAAGGACCTACAGCAGATTTTCGGGGCGGAGGGACGTCTGCTGATGAACAGGGGACATCTTACACAACGCTTCGGACTTCGCTTGAGCAGCTAGGTGGGCAGGGGTGCAGGtggcagaggcaggcaggggtgagCCCACGCGGAGGCGGACATCCAGGGGTGGAGCTGGCATTGGAAGCCGGCGGCCTTTCGGTCAGgcgcagtgggggtggggcagcgcAGGAGCAAGCGCTGAGCCTGGGGTGggcctgggcgggggcggggtgttGCCTAGTGAGGAGCACAGGCAGGTGGGTGGCAGGGGCTCAGGTGTGAGAACACACCTGCTCTGTGGCTCCATCTGCGGGAGGGAGGTGCCAAATGTCAGGAGGGCCTGCACTGCGCCCTCTTGTGGCGGCCGGGCTTGTCCTGCGCGGTCGGCAGTCCGGCCAGGTGGGGGGTCACGACGCGATCCGGCCCTCGACAGCTTTTCATCTGTCAACCTCCCATCCCACGCCCCAGCCTGGCCGGCCCAGCGTCGTCTTCCCGGACACAgccaacgcccccccccccccaacgtccttccctcccccacccctcacttcgTACGAGGTCAAGGCCGAGCCGGGGTCTGGCTTCCGAAGCCCACCTGAGGGACCAAGTCCAGCCAACCACGCGGAAGTGCCCCCTGCCCGTCCTGGGCCCCGCACCCTGCCTCCCCTTGCCGGCTGGCCCCTCTGTGTAGGGGTGCGTCTTCCCACCAGGGGCTCAGCAGGATGAGCTTTTGGGCAGCGGGGATCACCTCCCTCACCCGTTTCTCCCGCATCCAAAGGTCACAGCCGGTAGCAAAGAAAACTAACAAGCAGTTGggtaaaaattaaatgcacacaGCAGACCGTTCCAAAGTCCCActactgtgggggagggggcgtgggccaCGGGTGGTGGGGTGACCCGGTGGAAAGTGAAGGCATATGCAGGGGCTCGGGGCTTTCTCTGCACACCCTAGCAGCGGTAATCCCGGCCTGCTGAGTTTACACTGGGTGGGGGGCACCGCGGGGCTCAGATCAATGCTGCTGCActtggtgtggggtgggggggtggggggtggtaccCCGGGGGGAGCCCCAGCGGCAGAGGCATCCGTAGCCTGTCACCCTGAGTAGATATGAGTGTCCCCTTCTCCAGCCAGCCTCGGCAGCCAAGGATAATCTGGGGGCTAATACACCTGCCCCAGGGGCCAGAAGACCCGACCTCAGAGGCGACCCCTGGCCAACGAACCCCGGGGAACGGTCCTTAGGCCCCGCCTTCCGCACCTTGGTCTCCCTCTGCCCGGGCCCCGTTCAGAGAGAGGTTTGAGAAACCTAATTTAGGGAGGGGGCTGAGCAGCGAGGTGAAGCGTGCAGCCCACCCCAGCACTCCCCCTGCAGCGAGGCGCGGCTCTCGGAGGGCCCGGCCTCCACTCCGCGGCCCTCCGCAAGGGTCCGAACGTGGGCACGGGGGCCGGGCCTGCGGCGGCGGCACAAAGGCCTCATTCACGCacgcggcggcgggcggcggctcCGGGGGCCCCCGCGGCAGGGCCTGAGCGCGTGCGCCGGAGGCAGAGCTGCGCCGGGGCCGGTGAGtgcgcggggcgggggtggggggggggcgcgggggcgggggggcacgaGCGCGTGAGCGCGGGGCCGCGGCCGCGCGTGCTCGGCGGCGGGGGCGCGCGCTCCCGGCGCAGAcggacaggaggggaggggagcgaaGCGCACGGCCGGCCCCGGGCGGCTCGGAGGGGGAGATGCAGCGCGGATCCCCGGCGCACCTGCAGCCTCGGTCCGGagatgggggtaggggggtgTCAGGCTCCCGGCCAGCGCGGCAGAGGCCGCTTACTCTCCACCTTGCCACCTAGAACCTCGGGGCTCGCGGTAGGCGTGTCTTTAGGGAGAAGCTCGCGTCAGGTCTCCAGGGCCCCGGAGGTGGTCGGCCCCGCCTCTTCGCACTTAGGGTCAGGATGCAAGGTTTCCTTTCCAAAGGAGTGTGTTTGACCACTTGAAACGGTGATTTACGGGCAAATATTAAGGAAACAACCACGTGGCCCAGAGCTGGGCAGCGGTCCCCCGAGGGAGGTTCCTGCCGATCTGTACTAGACCCCACGGCCCCCGTCCCAGTGAGGTCTGCAGCTCCCTCCCGGCGCCCACCTTAGCGCCAGTGTGGGCGTCAGCAGCCCCTCTGGCAGGCAGGGGCCCGGAACCACAggtccctctgtgcccctccagaCCCCAGGTGAAGGTCGCCGGCCTCAATGCACAAAGAAAACAGGCAGAGGGACCCGgtgggggcagggttgggggtggTGTCCTGAAATTCTCTCAAAGGTCACATGTGACCTCACTGTTATCTCCTCGCCTGATTTAGGCAGGCAGCCTGGGCAGGGGCTGCAGGGTTATGAGGTCCGATCCCTGCCACCAAGGCCAGCCCAAGGCCAGCCTCCATGTTGCATCTGACTGGACAGGGGCTCTGATGGGCCAAAAGAGCCCCTCCCTGAAATCTCTCCACCTGCCACGAATCTCACCCCAGAACCTCCAGAGACCCCTGCCCCCCCTTCCTAAGACAGAGGAAGGGCTCCTTCCTACATTAGGTCCCCACCCCAGGTACTCCCTTTCTTACACCAGCACCCaggccccatcccccaccccagcatgcacacacgtgtatCTGCCCTGGCCTCCGCTGCTCTGTGCCTGAGTCCTCTGTGTCACACAGCCTGCGCTCTGTCCCCCATCTAGGGAGACCCCCAAGGGCGATGAGGCTCCCGCCTGGCAGGCCACCCAAGgaattctccctctgcccccttgccAGTAGCTGGGACAGGAGATAAAGTTTATATGACCCCCTCAATAGCTACCCTCCTCTCTGCACCCTGAGGTGAACCTCATCTGCCCCAGGGAGGGGTCCGAAGCCCGGAACTGCCCTAGCTTGTCCCCCCCAGCCCAAAACACGGCTTCTGGTCTGGGCAAACAGCTCCCCACCAGGGGCCAAGCGGGTCCTGGGCTGGACTCTGGGGGGGTAGGTGGAGGGAAGACCCTCAGCTCTGTCCCAGGTAGACGGGAAAGCCCCCCGGGACGGGCCCTTCCCACGTAGCCCTTCAGCATGGCGGGAGGGGGGCTCCCCTTCACTGGGTGTAAAGGTGGGGAACCTGAGACTCAGAATCGTGTTAAAAACAGCTGTCCACCCTTCATGGGGCATGAGAGTAATCATTTAAAGGGATCGCCTTCACTCCAGCTCTCCCAGGCAGACCCCACCTGCCTCAGAGAGACTGGAGACGCGGCAAGGCCGGGCACCTGCCAGTCACCGGGGGTTGGACCCGCACCCCACGGCAAGAAGGGCAAACCTGGCTGGCAGTGTGTCCCGATGCCTGGcggcacccccccgccccgcccacagCAGTCcatgcgcatgtgcacacacatactcagCAACAGCCCCGCGCCTGCTTTCCACACGAGGCCACAGAACAGAGGCTGGGACACGGCTGCccggtgcccggctggctcaggtACACTTGGCCCGTGCTCCAGAGCAGACCAGAACCGTCTCATGGCAGAATAGGGAGGATGTCCAGGGATGGGATGAGGCGACCAGCCCCGACCCGGGTACCCCTCTCATCCTTGCCCATCCTTGGTCAGTCGTGCGACCATGGCAACGGGCCCCAGAGCTGCAGGCTCACGTCCCAGGGCTGGCTGGGCTCGCGCGCCTCCCGCCCCCCAAAGGACCCCAGGACCCACGCGCCCTGCGCAGCTCTTTGCTGCCCTCACCCACGCTGCCCCGTACCTGGAGCCCCATGGGGGGATGGGAGCTTACCAGAGGTGCACACACTCGCACCTACTTGTGAGCTGGGATTACAGTACAACTCCCTGGGTTAGCCACTCTGGTAACGCTCATCTGGGGGAAACCCATGACTCAGCAATCTTTGGGGTAAATAATTGAACCGCAAACCCAGTTTGGCTAAGCAGTCACGTGGTAACCACAGAGCGCGGCCCGCGGTGGGCGCCAGACCTGCCGCGGCCCAGCTCCTGGCTCCGGCTCTGCGTCAGAACCCGCCGTCCACACCTCCCCACCGGCTAACAAGCCAGAGAGCTCTGGACGTGC includes:
- the IDUA gene encoding alpha-L-iduronidase isoform X2; translation: MRPPRSRAAPLALLVALLAAPPALAEAPHLVLVDAARALRPLRPFWRSTGFCPPLPHSQADQYDLSWDQHLNMAYVGAVPHGGIEQVRTHWLLELITARGSVEQGLSYNFTHLDGFLDLLRENQLLPGFELMGSPSRRFTDFEDKRQVFEWKELVSLLARRYVDRYGLSHVSKWNFETWNEPDHHDFDNVSMTLQGFLNYYDACSEGLRAVSPALRLGGPGDSFHPWPRSPLCWGLLGHCHNGTNFFTGELGVRLDYISLHKKGAGSSIYILEQEQAAVQQIQRLFPKFADTPIYNDEADPLVGWSLPQPWRADVTYAALVVKRTLTARFQVNNTRPPHVQLLRKPVLTAMALLALLDGEQLWAEVWQGGTLLDSNHTVGVLASAHRPASPADAWRATVLVYASDDTRTHPNRSVALTLRLHGVPSGPGLVYVTLYLDNRFCSPHGEWQRLGRPVFPSAEEFRHMRAAEDPVATAPRPFPASGRLTLRPELRLPSLLLVHVCARPEKPPGQVTQLRALPLTSGQVLLVWSDEHVVSKCLWTYEVQFSAGGEGYAPVSRKPSTFNLFVFSPDTAVTSGSYRVRAVDYWARPGPFSNPVQYVEVPAP
- the IDUA gene encoding alpha-L-iduronidase isoform X1, producing the protein MRPPRSRAAPLALLVALLAAPPALAEAPHLVLVDAARALRPLRPFWRSTGFCPPLPHSQADQYDLSWDQHLNMAYVGAVPHGGIEQVRTHWLLELITARGSVEQGLSYNFTHLDGFLDLLRENQLLPGFELMGSPSRRFTDFEDKRQVFEWKELVSLLARRYVDRYGLSHVSKWNFETWNEPDHHDFDNVSMTLQGFLNYYDACSEGLRAVSPALRLGGPGDSFHPWPRSPLCWGLLGHCHNGTNFFTGELGVRLDYISLHKKGAGSSIYILEQEQAAVQQIQRLFPKFADTPIYNDEADPLVGWSLPQPWRADVTYAALVVKVIAQHQNLLVANSSSPVRYALLSNDNAFLSYHPHPFTQRTLTARFQVNNTRPPHVQLLRKPVLTAMALLALLDGEQLWAEVWQGGTLLDSNHTVGVLASAHRPASPADAWRATVLVYASDDTRTHPNRSVALTLRLHGVPSGPGLVYVTLYLDNRFCSPHGEWQRLGRPVFPSAEEFRHMRAAEDPVATAPRPFPASGRLTLRPELRLPSLLLVHVCARPEKPPGQVTQLRALPLTSGQVLLVWSDEHVVSKCLWTYEVQFSAGGEGYAPVSRKPSTFNLFVFSPDTAVTSGSYRVRAVDYWARPGPFSNPVQYVEVPAP